A stretch of Rhinopithecus roxellana isolate Shanxi Qingling chromosome 12, ASM756505v1, whole genome shotgun sequence DNA encodes these proteins:
- the CCER2 gene encoding coiled-coil domain-containing glutamate-rich protein 2 codes for MPPQGPASVPPPLLLLLLLLLLLLGAATAAPLAPRPSKEELTRCLAEVVTEVLTVGQVQRGPCTALLHKEMCGTEPHGCASTEEKGLLLGDFKKQEAGKMRSSQEVRDEEKEEVAERTHKSEVQEQAIHEEGHRQLHREEDEEDEKEQRKRGPMETFEDLWQWHLENGGDLQKRVAEKASDEETAQFQAEEKGVRVLAGDRSLWQGAERDGGERHEDSPHHHHHQQQPGAKPRQEEKEALEREEQEVERLEHLRDELKKVTETLGEQLRREG; via the exons ATGCCGCCCCAAGGGCCAGCCTCTgtgccgccgccgctgctgctgctgctgctgctgctgctgctgctgctgggggcGG CCACCGCTGCTCCCCTGGCACCGAGACCCTCCAAGGAGGAG CTGACCCGCTGTCTGGCAGAAGTGGTCACAGAGGTGCTGACCGTGGGCCAGGTCCAGAGAGGACCCTGCACTGCTCTTCTCCACAAGG AGATGTGTGGGACGGAGCCCCATGGCTGTGCATCCACCGAGGAGAAAGGCCTGCTGCTTGGGGATTTCAAGAAGCAGGAGGCTGGGAAGATGAGGTCCAGTCAGGAGGTGAGggatgaggaaaaggaggaggtagCAGAGAGGACCCACAAGTCTGAGGTCCAGGAACAAGCCATCCATGAGGAAGGGCACCGCCAGCTCCACcgggaggaggacgaggaggacgAGAAGGAGCAGAGGAAGAGGGGGCCCATGGAGACCTTCGAGGACCTGTGGCAGTGGCATCTAGAGAATGGAGGGGACCTCCAGAAGCGGGTGGCAGAGAAGGCCAGCGATGAAGAGACGGCCcagttccaggcagaggagaaGGGGGTGCGGGTGCTGGCCGGGGACCGCAGCCTGTGGCAGGGGGCCGAGAGAGACGGAGGAGAGAGGCACGAGGActcaccccaccaccaccaccaccagcagcagccaGGGGCTAAgcccaggcaggaggagaaggaggcttTGGAGAGAGAG GAACAGGAGGTGGAGCGGCTGGAGCACTTGAGAGACGAACTGAAGAAGGTGACAGAGACGCTGGGGGAGCAGCTCAGGAGGGAGGGCTGA